In Cryptomeria japonica chromosome 5, Sugi_1.0, whole genome shotgun sequence, the genomic window tctttttttttttttttttggccttcGTAGgactttaaaattataaaaaacttCCTAAAGTATTTCTGATAAATTAATCTTTTgaattataataatatttattatatgtaataattttatttatttttctttacatttaaaaaaaaatttaatttgctatcatttaatttttaaaataaattatccaAATTTTTACATAGTCTATACCAAAATTTAAAAATCTAATATcatatttaaaaaatgaaaaaatagaaaaataatatcgTTAGCTTTTAAAAAGAAACAAATATCaattaacttaaaaaaaaatccaaGGTAACCAAAATTAATTGAtatcaaatttaatattaaaaattacaCATCAACAATAAATTATACTCATGCAacgtgattttaatttttttttttactaaaatgaaaaatgaaaggTGTAATTAAAATGGATTTACTTTatataagataaaataaataataacaattaaaaacatattaataaaattaaaaactatttaaaaatttAATCTATACCATCATTTAATTATGTCCTTTTCTTTTAATTGTTTTCCCTAATATGGTATAACTAATTTATCATAATTAATTTATattgaatataatttaaattaagaaaattttattaacaattttaatatataattataaagcTACTAATGTTTCATAACTTGAATAAGAAAATAGATTGTTTTTAAAGTTATAGTGTTGATTTATTAAATCTATAGTTTATAAGTGAAAATGTTGAATTAGGTgagagtttttttttaaaatatttatcaaatttgaggTTGTTTACTTTCACATCCAATACTTATTTAGTTTCAatcacaccttggtgtgcaataggtaggCTAATATTTTTTCTATAGGCTTTAAATTATGTACATTAATATTAATCAATATAAATATTGTAAATTATATAGAGTTGCCTATATTATTTAAATATGATCAatacataattaattatatattttgaactctaattttttctttaaatttcttATATTTGTTTATTAATTTATATCTTATTACAATTAACATAATATAACTTGTTTGGTAAATACAAATTTAGcaaattttaaaatagtttaataagTATACTCTATATTTTATGTGTAGTGATGTGATTTTTATGTGTCCTTTCTttatatttcaatttcaattttttttttgttaaactaATTGTCAATTTGAATCTTTAATTTTTTCCCATTAATTGAATGTGAAATTATGTTTTGACATTTCATAATACTTCAATTAAAAAAAGACATTGTTACACCTACCAATACTTTTTCCAAGATTTAGTACTTATAATTTCTCCTACTTCACTCCTATCAGGAAATGGCTAAGCGTAAAATAGTCACGAAATCGCTCAACTCTTCAGTGGAGATGCACCAAAAAGAATTCAAATCCCCTTAATCCTAGTAGATGTCACAACTATGGAAGTTGAAACACGTTCTTTTGTTAATCAATTAGAAAGTATTGGAACCGATGTCCAAAATATTGCTTCAATTGTGTCAAATCTTTGCCATTATATtgtacaaaaattcaaaattacatGCCAAACAACACCTCTTGTGGAAGAATTGGACATTGAAAAAATTCAAGAGACGGTGTCACCATTCCAACTCACTTGCATCGAATTAGAGGGGCTTTGTGATTTCCTTAAGGAGTTGTTTCGTTATGAACTCTACTCAATTAAGGGTGCCTCCAAAATCATCCATTCTTATGAGATGTACCTTAAGAATATGTGATTAGTTATTTCAACTACTTACAATGTAGAAAGCCTAAACTTGTCTTTTAACTACTTACAATGTAAATAGCCTACACTTatagacaaacttctattttgcTAGTATTGAACCTACCTATATCTATCAATGTAAATTTTTGACACAATATATAAAGACTCTTTTTTTAGAAGAGATGTTAATTTAATGAATTTCTTCTTACATTCAATGGTTTGCATGCATATAAAAGTAGTCCATGTTCAACATTCTTCCTTTCATTACGTTATTATGTATTCTAATTTCCTAGATTATTATTTCCTTAGACATATATTTTTAATGTGATTCTTTGAGCTTCAACCACTCTTAAATTTTACAAATTACATAATTTATaaatgtttattattgtaagtttgTTTCCTTCTACCAATTCATATTGGTTCATTTTAGAAAGTGTTTCTCAACCACTCTAAAATATCGCAAACTATGTACTTTATAAATGTCAGTTttacaaagtttgtttcatgtactGATTCATATAGGTGTATTTATAATTCTAGACAATCCCAAGTTCAAATTGTATTTAAAGTTTACATTAACTATTGTTTTCCACTTACATCTACAAAAAAATAGAAGCTATTAATTTTTTTTGCTTAAAAAAAAGAAATACATAAACATATGCAATATACTTAAAAGGAGACATAGTAATATTTTACTTTTAAAGAGAATTTATTCCTGCAAGATGTTCGACAAATTCACGTATGTCCATATTTTTCCAATATTGTTTTTTCACTCTTGTTTGTTCACATATACACCTCCTTACTAAATTATATATCTCATTTTATTGCATGTCTATCCTACCTTCCATCAAGTAGCTCTAATGACCCATTGGAATCTTCTTCTACAAAACATTTCATGCCAAACATGGACCCTTTCCAAACACATACCATTAAAACATTAGCAATTTTTACATGTTCTCATGCTTCTATATATAATGTATGTCAAGCTTTTATGAAATTTAAAAATCTTACATAATTGATAAAACAAATTCTTATATTTCAATCACAATTAATATAGAACATATTTTGAATTCCATAGTGTTTGTAATTATCTATAAAACATTTTACAGAATTCTATTTGACAAATTTGTGGTGTTTGTAACATTGTGTGAGGTGTTCAAAAGAATGGTATAAATGAGGAAGATGTGGAAGATAAGAAGTATTTTAGGACCTACTCTTTATATGTTAATTATGAATTTGCTCGAGACATTCCAAACAAATTTCGAATGTAAACCTTATGTTCAATTCCATGATGTTTACAATTATATTGTACATTGTCTACATATTTTTTTGAAAACACTATTAGTCATTGATTATATTTCCATGCTTATATACTACAATTtctaatatttcaattttaacTTCTTATAAAGAAATGAACTATAGTATGTCAATTTATGAAATTGACTTTTCAACTATTCTTCTATCTCCCCTCTTTAATGTTTTGTCCACTATTGTATTCGGCATACCCAttacacaccaaggtgcaattgctagtttatataaTGTGTAGCTTATAGGAAGGTTGATTAAGTGATATAAGCTAGAAATGAGATTGGGTGAATAATAATAAATACTGACATTATTTAATGAATAAGGAGATGAAAGTAGgataattaatgaaataaataggaaTTTATTCAATCCATTATAGTGGAAATGATCAAGTAATTAGGTAATTGCATTTGATCTataaattttagatgtctacatctaatatattaaattattaaacacATATAATGACCATTCCAAGTTTTCGTATTCCATACAGAAGCTCAAATAACTCAATACTCTAAAACATACATTCTcaaatatataaaatgcattattACCATTATACTTATTAAAATTTTGAACCATACATGAaccaaataaaaaaattatcaGATTTGGTTGCAGAATCAATTTATTAACTATGGTGGAAAATAAAATTTCCATGTCACCAATATTACGTAAAAGCCTTTCGATGCCATGAAAAGATGTTACTTGCCATGTTCCAATAGTTATCATGTAGGTTTCATTGATAAATTTTCCCTATGAAAAGTGAAAAATTTCCTCATGCAATAATGTAGGTTTCATTGgtaactttattttcttttttgtggACTTTTTCTATTCAAACACATCGCCTCATTAGGTGCAAGCAAAGAAAACTACTACCCATGAAAGTTCTTTTGGAATCTTTTTGCAAGACATTTCCTCAAACATGGCTTTCAGATATTGTCTCGTCAAACAAAGAGTCACCTAAgtcatttttttgaataaaaatcaAAAGTGAAGGAAAAAAACAATGGCCGTCTCTTACAAACAATTTTGAAAAAGTCCAAATTGCTTTGATGAAATAAGAAATAAAGTATCTATTAAATagagaaagaaaataaatttaacattataGTTCACAATCATATTCACCAAGCTTAATATTCAATAAATAAAAAGAGTCAAACTTAATAAAGAACTTGATATCCCTCAAATTGGATGGTTCAAAATTGTCACTTACTTTACTTTTGACTTTAACCAATAAAACACTTTAAAAAAGGAAAATGGCGGATGAAAAGTTGGAACCAAAACTACTGAAAAACCGTGTGAAACCAATCTCGCTTGTCAAAGATTTTAGTGTGCATTTAATTTATGACGATGACTAAATGCTGACGGATGATACGCCTGGTTAAATTTAGTTGTAAGCTCTTTGTACCAAATCTTTCTACTCTTTGCTATCTAAATAAGATTCTTGTGTAATGAGGTGTCTGTGAAACTATGAATCAATAGCATTTcaaaggaattaggagatgaatttgcTCTCTGGCAAAGAACTTTAGCCGATGCTTGGCTGTGTATTCCTTGCTTTCGCTGAGTAAGAAAATTTCATGAgaattttaattgtttttctaagCTGACCCAAAAATGGCTGATCCTGGATTCATCTCTGGAATGATTGGTTTCGCCATTCAATTGGCTGCAAGTCGGGTTACTCGAGACATCAACGTTGCCATCAGACGCAGGAAAGAGTTGGACACCCTCAAAGTCCTGCTGCTCAAAATTCAATCAATGAACATGGAAATGCAACAATATAGAAAAGCCTTAAACTCTGGCAGATTGACTACATCCCCTCACCACACGTTGCCCTCCACGGTCAACAGCTGGTTGGAGGAATTGAATGCTCTTCTGGAGGAAGCATCTGATTTGGCCCAGCACTGCACTGTACCCTCATATTCTCATCTCTTTTCTCGCTATAGAACAAGCAAAAAGATCAGGCGACTCATTGAGAATGTGGAAAAGCATGTAGCCTCCACGCCTTCCGTTGCCTTTTTGCACCAAATGCAGCAGCAGGTGACAAATCAACAAGTGCTTGAGCAAATTAAAGAGAAGGTGGGTTCTCTTAATCTGCGTACCTCAGCATTTGCCTGTACATCTGGAGATCCCATTCCATCCACTTCTTCAGCCAGTCCTAACAAGAAGTATTTTGAGGAGGCACCTATTGTCGGACAAGATTCTGCATCAAACAGACTTGTGGAGCTGATTCATTCACAGCAGCACAAAAACGTTTCTCGTTTCGGCCTTGCTGGGAAAGGCGGGGCCGGTAAGACTCTACTACTTAAACGAGTCTTCAACAGTGACCAGGTACAGAGTCTCTTTTGCACTGACTTGATGGTTTGGCTTACTATTTCACAAAATCCATCTTTCAGTACCCTTAGAAATGATCTTGTGAAACAAATAGCTcttaaagtaaatgaaatattggaCAGTAGAGATGAAGACCGTGTGAAAACTTGGCTGAATGAAACCATGAGAAAACACAAGTTTGCCCTGTTTTTAGACGATGTTTGGGAAACAAGTGCAACATCCTTGTTAGAGGAGTTGTGTGTTCCTCACTCTCCACTCCACAACTCCAACATCATCATTGCCACTTCCAGAAGTAATAGTGTGCTCTCACAGTTGGGTGTTCCACGTCCATCAATCATCCGAATGCAAGACTTGAGTGAGGATGACAGCTGGAGATTGTTTTCTTCCCATGCTTTTTTACACAGCGAGGGAGTTTTGCCTATGAGCATCGACCAAGAAATAGCGAGGCGTGTATGCAACGAGTGCGGGGGTCTTCCCTTGGCCCTTAAAGTAGTCGGGCAGGTAATGGCGGGAATCACACAGTCAAATGAATGGGAATTGGCAGTCAAGAGATTGCAGAATGATGTTACAAACTCGCTATATGGAAAGTTGAGACTAAGTTACGTTGCTTTGGCCGATCTGGCTGGCTATGGCATTTCCTTGCAGTTGTGCTTTCTCTGCCTTGCTGCTTACCCTGAAGACAGTATCATATCTTCTACATATGCTACTGCCTACTGGATTGGAGAAGGGTTGGTAGCTGGTCCGGATCCTTTCAAAATTGGAGAGATGTACATCAACTTGTTAGCTGACCGATGCCTTATTGAACCGGTGAAGAAGAATTATGAGGGAAGAGTGCTCTGTTTCAGGGTGCATGATGTTTTGCGCGATTTGGCACAGCAATTCGCTGCGAAGGAAGAAAAGTGCTTCTTTCAGGCAGGCAGAGGTTTACGACAGTTTCCAGTGGACGTCTCTTCAGGATACATCAGAATTTCATTAATAGACAACAGTTTGACTAGTGTTCCAAGGACATTCAGAGCTTCGCATATCCGCTCCTTGCTACTGGCTGGTAATACTTCTTTGGCGGAAATTTCAAAAGAGGTAATTGGAAATATGACCTCTCTCAGAGTCCTGGATTTGTCAAGGACTGCCCTCCTGTCGTTGCCAAAAAACATAGGAATTTTGAAACATTTAGTTTGCCTCAAGTTACCCTATGTGCCAATCAAGAGACTGCCCAACTCTGTCGCTGCTCTAAGAAGCCTTCAAATATTAGATCTTCAAGGATCTGATATTGCACAACTCCCAGCTGGCATTTCTAAGTTGACTTCCCTAAAACTTTTAGACGTTGCTTTCTGTGAGCATCTGCAGTGCATGCCTTATGGAATTGCAGACCTCACGTCTTTGGAGTACCTGAATGCAAGTAATTCTCCAAATATAGGGTGGAATAAGTGCTGAAGAAATCGGCTTTCAATTAGTCACCTGGGTAACCTGAACCAACTCAGAAGGTTGGGGTTTCAAAACAATGGTGAAATAATTGGAGAAGGAATTCTTGGAACCATGAAACAGATGGAGTATCTATATTTTCACCTCACAGATATGGAAAGCCTGCCCCATGACATGACTGCCATGGCAAAACTGAGAGAACTCTGTCTAATATGTCCTCATTTACTAAAGATAGAGAATTCAATTTGTGAATTTCGACATCTAAGCTTCATTAAGTTGATTCAATGTGACATGCTGAAACAACTACCTGCCTTGCACAAACTTCCGAGTCTAAAGCACCTAGACATAGTCAATTGCCCTAACATAGAGAAGTTCCCAGAAGAATTTGGCAAGGGTGGAGCATTTCCTAAGCTTGAAGTATTTTCAGTGGTGGACATGATGAAGTTAGAGCAGCTGCCCGTGGTGGAAGGAGGAGCACTGCCTTCGcttaaaacattaacaataatgAAGTGTGAGGCATTGCAGAGGTTACCAGAGTGTTACTGGAATTTGAAGAGTGTAGAAAAGATAAGAGTGTATGGTTGTTCAAAGGTTCAACATGTTATGGCAGAGGAAGAAAACTTTACTAAGACAAAGACGAAAGTTCAAACAATAAGAGTATCTACCACAGAAATTCAAGCATTAGAAGAACGTTACTTTGATATGCGTCATCGGGGTGAACATTTTTACTATGGCGAATTTTGGTGTAATGAGGTGTTTCGCTTTTTGGAATTTGCTATGAGTTTTATCATTCAAAGAAATGGCATATAAATGAATTCTATTATATAGCCATTTGACCACAAAATTTTAGTATTATCTTGAAATTAATTCTTGCCTAAGAATAATATATGTTATTAGTTTATTTTGTCTTAAATTAACGTCTTAAATCCCTCATTTGTGTAGTAGTGTATAAACAAACAGCAGCAAACGCTATGTTTCACAGAGACCTCTTTGGACAAATATCATTTACTTAGGTCACAGTCGAAATATTTTACAAAATtagtttaaaaaataattaattttaccgGGCGAAACATTCTATACCAAAGCCTAGAAGCAAATTCTTCTTCACAgcttttcctcttttccttccactACTTAAAACAGAATAAAATATGTGTGAGTTGAAACCATAATAGTATTTGTTTCACAAATAaatttgactgtcataaatcttcTAAATAAAAAAACTGTGCATTTTTCCTATAATTTTTAAATGTGCTTATTAAATAAAATACCCTTCAAATATGTGTTAATTAATGATGATTTAAATTACCTGTAAGAGAGAGCATTACATCAATACAAGATATGACTATCTTCTTTTGGCTGAAAAGCATGGAACACCTTATTTTTTGCTCCCACAAAAGCAGAGTACGTGTTCAAAATTGGCTGCAGTCAAGATTCTTTCGTGCTATTTTCATTTGTCATTTTTAACACTGAACTTATGGGCTAATGACAAAAATATACCATTCAATGTCACGTAATgcatccaaaatttcatttttAGTATTGGGTAGGAAATGGTTATTTTCTACGTCGAAGGAAACTTTTGACATAGAGTCGCTATTTCTTAATAGTATATATAATTATTAAAGATGTTATCTCAATCTTATATAGATAGTTGAGGACATTTTCAACCATGTCAAAATCGTCCCACGTTGTATTGGTTGGAAATAGTATTATATTAATGTTATGagattttcacaattcatgttatattcttttgaatttttctagatttgattgtgtctattttttcatcaacatttcgaatcacactctatgaAAAGAATTCCAAGGAGATGAAAAATAGCGAGTTGCACATCTGAGAGAGAATAAAAGAGATGTGGGGTAGGGGAGGGCATGAGGATCAAggattttttctattatttttctaaattgatCCTCATGCCCTCCCCTACCCCACATCTATTTTTATTCTCTTTCAAATCTGCAACTCACTATTTTTCATCTCCTTGGAATTCTTTTTCATCTTTATGATGAAACACAGaatgtgatttgaaacattgatggaaaaaaatacacacacaatcgaatccagaaaaattcaaaagaatagtattatAATTTCCAACCTCCTTCCTAGAAGGAAACTTTGAACGTATTATTCACAATTTCTTCATAGTGAATGCCTACGTCATATATCAAGTACATTATTTCCACATCCCCTCACATGTCAATGTCTTATGCAAACAATTTGGTTATGTTTTTGCAAGGTGGATGTAAACTTGTATTTTTGGGCAATTTTTTTGACTGAATAATTATATTTAAGATGAACTGTGCATGCTAAAATTGGGTtagaattaaattttaaaatctacgacaaaaatattaaaccaaaaGTTTCGTAGACGTGATTGAACTATTGAAAAATTGACATCCAAAGAATTTTTTGGAATAAAATGTAGAGTAGAAGATTGTATTTTTGACAACAATATAACAAATTAATCTATTGaaataaaatgattaaaataaCAATGAAATGAAATAGAAAAGAGCAGATATCATCAAACTCCCAAGGTGCTACATGTCTCCATCCAAACAAATTTGTAGGTGCAAAGAACTcagaaaatgttggggttgtttAGGAGCTTATCGTAGTCAAATTCATTATTTGGTTTTTCTAGCTCCAAAACAACTAAGATAGAGAAGAAAAAGTGTTTTCATGCTCAAGTGTATTGAGAACTTAAGAACTCTAGAAATATAAACTAGATAAAGTAGAATGAAAGAAGAAAGATGTGGtgatttcaagttgttgaagactGCAAGAAGGAAGagaaatataataaaatagtaTGAGATAAGTGAACAAGAGTAATATCACTAGGAGGTTTTTGAACAAGTTGGGGAGAATAAGAGAATCATAAGGAAAATAGTGTTG contains:
- the LOC131876241 gene encoding disease resistance protein UNI-like, translated to MADPGFISGMIGFAIQLAASRVTRDINVAIRRRKELDTLKVLLLKIQSMNMEMQQYRKALNSGRLTTSPHHTLPSTVNSWLEELNALLEEASDLAQHCTVPSYSHLFSRYRTSKKIRRLIENVEKHVASTPSVAFLHQMQQQVTNQQVLEQIKEKVGSLNLRTSAFACTSGDPIPSTSSASPNKKYFEEAPIVGQDSASNRLVELIHSQQHKNVSRFGLAGKGGAGKTLLLKRVFNSDQVQSLFCTDLMVWLTISQNPSFSTLRNDLVKQIALKVNEILDSRDEDRVKTWLNETMRKHKFALFLDDVWETSATSLLEELCVPHSPLHNSNIIIATSRSNSVLSQLGVPRPSIIRMQDLSEDDSWRLFSSHAFLHSEGVLPMSIDQEIARRVCNECGGLPLALKVVGQVMAGITQSNEWELAVKRLQNDVTNSLYGKLRLSYVALADLAGYGISLQLCFLCLAAYPEDSIISSTYATAYWIGEGLVAGPDPFKIGEMYINLLADRCLIEPVKKNYEGRVLCFRVHDVLRDLAQQFAAKEEKCFFQAGRGLRQFPVDVSSGYIRISLIDNSLTSVPRTFRASHIRSLLLAGNTSLAEISKEVIGNMTSLRVLDLSRTALLSLPKNIGILKHLVCLKLPYVPIKRLPNSVAALRSLQILDLQGSDIAQLPAGISKLTSLKLLDVAFCEHLQCMPYGIADLTSLEYLNASNSPNIGWNKC